The window TTCCGCTGTCAGTGTGAGTTCAAAGTGGAGCGGGAGAGCTCACTAACTCCATAGCTACAAAAACGAAACGTTATCTGTTCCTGCTGTTCGACTGTGTTTCCCATCTCAATTGTCTTCAACAGCTACGACGTCGTTGTGAGGAAGGGCATTCCCGGTATTCCACGTCTTGTTTGGCCCATCAGgccttttaaaatttttatgggCCGATGTATGTTTTTTAAGACTCACGGCCCAAAGTCAGGAGTTGCCCCTCTCAACACGAAATGCTTTAAATTTACTAGTAttttacccgtgcgatgcacggtctATGTATTCATACGAATTTATAATACATAGCAGTAATATtataaatctatactatattaaaacagcagttttcaatttgaaattgatttcaaatcaatttgaaattgaaatcaatttcaaattgatttgaatggcgattttgtgattccttcaaaaaataatgtcatattatatatacacaaaaactggattaaattaacttaaattaaattacaactTACAAATCCCACGTCTAAAAAAATGGAGCATGCACTAAAAACTGCATTTTTTTACGTGCAATGCATTGAGAAACTGCATATGAATTTAAGAAAGCAtgcgtctcaaaaaaaaaaaaaaaaaagcaaatagATTTGTGCagcaaaaaaattgatttttaatttacttTCTTTAATCTATActttaaaaagttaaaatttttatttgaaattgattttaaaattgagtggtaattttttagttataataaaatttaaggtttatttataaactatatttttttctcttttctttttttcccttttctttatcttcttattttttatttattttctttctttctaaagttgtgaaatttgactatttataaaatatttaatattcatatcaaattaaatatcatgataagagctttaattttatatattttatgtaaatatttaatttaaaatataaaagttatatttatttaaagattaatttttttaaaaaaaaaatctctctcctcacttatcttttatttgaataatttttcacttcttttttatttttacttctaattttttacttacattttttgcttttcataatatcaatttttattattgtgaatttttctttattcttgtatatttttcaatatttagctcaaatatattcaagtataattaattttctattatatttataaatataataattgagtaggaatcaattttatataaatataaaaatataaaatcatttcCCGTACATTGCACGGTATGCTTCATAATTTTgataatacttttaatatgaaggttaaaaaaaattattaacaccACTAACTCATTTCACACGTTCAcactaattcaacaaaatatattaattacttagaaaacactattcaaatatatttattcaatttgattttcttttaaattcatcaactttaatttataaaaaaatattcaatatggatgttaaattaaagataatgacgatatctttaatttgatgtaaaaattataaaaaataaatttaaaaccaataagttattatagtttaaagtcaccaaattatttttttctctctcctctattatctcctctctcatttctcattttttaaaattcacggttctttcattcctttttccatatttttttattttattttttatgtttttactatagatcagtattttttatattttactatttatatttttattatatcagtttaatgcaattacaatgatgaaacttatatttgttcattttagaaatctttagcttaaaaatattttttttaaggtcaactttatattaatataaatttgtagataaataactaatatatagtatatcttaaaaatcgaatttttaagcttcaaaattactcattggaaaatcagtaattagagaaccattatcgattttctttaaaaataaaaaataaaagtaaattgaagagtttaaattttttagtagcacatttatttaaatttactgaaattgtatacattttattttggaaaatgaacgacacatatctcatgttaaaccctttattttttcactttccaattgaaaaaaaaaatgtatacattgtaactttattttaaaatttgagcataaacaaaatgacctcataaatatgcattcgaaaactatattaaactacagttatactatatgtaaataaatagttttgtacatcttagaatattatatgatccataatgatactcattatcatctatacttgcttttgatatttcataatttatttatttataaatttatacacattatcaattaaatcaattaattgctatttcaataattgaaaattcgaatgttttcagattgatatttttattgagattatattgtgaataatttattttttattgagatcatttatgtttatatatatatatatatatatatatatatatatatattatgtttaacatttttatttatttatttaaattatcgttcaatttcgatgatgtcgtgcatcgcacgagcgggcacatACTAGTTTTTGTAAGTATATTGAAGTTGTAAAATGAAATTAGAGATTATAGAAATAGAAAGTAAAATTGAGTGATTAAATTTAAATCGTGATTAATAACATTCTCACTTATAGAAGTCATCAAATATATGGTAATGAgattttaaacaaataaataaagctAAGATAGCTAAAGGTggaaaatcaaatttaaataataaaccCAAAAATTTTATTTGGGTGGGCTTTAATATTATAGTGGGCTTTAATATTGTAGTGGGCTTTAAGGAACAACTACTACTTCTTCACAATTATTGCTCATTGACCAGCCcatatctttttttctttttttcttcacaaTTATTGTAGTGGGCATTCATATCTGTTTTTCTTGATATTTCGTTCTTCAAGCAAAACAAACCCAGCCGCGAAAACGATCGTCGACGGGCGAAGAAATTGACCAGGTAAAAAATTCGAATCCTGATAGCTACTTTTCCATTGCTCGTTGAATCGGTTGTAGTTCTTCGAATCCTTATAGCTACTTGTTGTTGTTAACTGAAACACGATGTTGTTCTTCTCCATAGAAATGTATAGATACACCATTTTCTTGTTCTTGCTAATGATTGATTTGCTCTTTCTGGAAAAACCTATATTCCTGAATAACACTCAAATTTGTTGCCTTAAAAGAAATATAAGCCCTAAAATTTACACTACAATTATTTGGTACCTCTGCACGATTAATTATTTCGAATCATTTCTGGAAAAATCAATTTTCAAGCTTcacaatttctctctcttcgccGGCGGTGGATTTGCTCTGAGAATTACTGGTAACTTTTCCTCGTTTTGGATTTTGACTGTGATTATTGTATTGTTCTCTATTTATGTTTGTATTCTGCGAGTGCTACGGATTCGTAATTTTCTGTTTCTGTTCCGTTCCCCTTACCCTAAATGCCTACTTGAAAATTGAGAGATTTTATATTCTTGATTGATATATTTGAGTGGAAGTAGTTGTGAAATTGAAGTTTAATTGCTTGAAGCAGTAGTATCCAGTGCTATTCATAACTTCAGCTGAAATTTTAATCTTGAAATTTATGGAGAAATGGGATCTGGTAGGATAGAGGGAGGAAAATTTGAGGAACCGTGAGAGAATGCTTTCATTGTCTTTATGTCCTTTGGTTTTTGTTTGATTTCCTGTTAAACAAGATTGTTATTGCCTCGGATTTtggttttatgtttttttttttttttctctcttttgaaTTTCTGAGTAGAAGTCTCATTGAGCAATGATTTTATGGATCAGTTTCATTTACTTTTTTTGTTCTGCTAGTTAGTTTTGACATTGTTGGAGATTTAGTGGTGGTTTTCTTAGTAACTATGGGTTCAAATCTGGCAGAAACCTCCCCCATCTGAAAGCGGTAACTATGTCATCCCAACATGTTCCTGCAACTGAGGATTCGATTAGTGCTGCTAAAGAGAAAACTGCGGCTGTGGCTATCCCTATCCTTTATGGGATCCTTGAAGatccttcatcttcttcagaAGCCTTAAAGATCAAAGAATTGGCTATTACCGACCTATCAGATCGTCTGAGGGAAGTTGGTCGAGCAGAAGAACTACAGAACCTACTGACTAAATTGCGGCCTTTCTTTTCTTTGATCCCAAAGGCAAAAACTGCAAAGCTCGTCCGTGGTATTATTGATTCAGTTGCTAAAATTCCTGGGACCTCTGATCTCCAAATCTCTCTTTGCAAGGAGATAGTGCAATGGACAAGGGCTGAAAAGCGAACTTTTCTCCGACAACGAATTGAGGCTCGGCTCGCAGCTCTTCTGATGGAAAGTAAGGAATATTCAGAAGCACTGAATCTTCTTTCAGGTCTCATTAAGGAGGTTAGAAGATTAGATGACAAGCTACTGCTTGTGGAAATTGACTTGCTTGAGAGCAAACTCCATTTCGCCTTGAGAAACTTGCCCAAAGCCAAGGCTGCACTTACCGCTGCAAGAACAGCAGCAAATGCAGTATATGTGCCTCCAGCACAGCAGGGCATCATAGATTTGCAGAGTGGAATTCTCCATGCAGAAGAGAAGGACTACAAAACGGCATACAGCTACTTCTTTGAAGCATTTGAAGCTTTCAACACTCTCGGAGACCCCCAGGCAATTTACGGCCTTAAGTACATGCTTCTGTGCAAAATTATGGTGAACCAGGCTGAGGATGTGGCAGGAATTATATCATCGCCCAAGGTTGGTTTGCAATATAAAGGGCCAGAACTAGATGCGATGAAAGCCATTGCTGATGCTCACTCAAAGCGCTCTCTGAAGCTCTTTGAGACTGCGCTGCAGAATTTCAAGAATGAGTTGGATGAAGACCCCATTGTCCACAGGCACCTTTCTGCCCTCTACGACACACTACAGGAACAGAATCTCTGCAGGTTGATCGAGCCATTCTCAAGAGTAGAGATAGCCCACATTGCTGAATTAATCGAATTGCCATCTCACCAAGTTGAGAAGAAGTTATCTCAGATGATTCTTGATAAGAAGTTTGCAGGGACTCTAGACCAGGGTGCTGGATGCCTAATCATATTTGATGATCCCAAGACTGACGCAATCTACCCAGCGACTTTGGAGACTATATCAAACATGGAGAAGGTTGTGGACAGCCTCTATGCAAGGTCGGCCAAAATAATGGCATGAGGATGACATGGCGGCATACAACTTTTCTTCTTAGCGATTTATGTTCCATGAATCAAGACCCTATTACTTTCGTCATGTTCTTCTAATCTTTGTACCCTTCTTTTCTCTGGCATCGATTGCAGCATCGTATTTGAACTTCTGGCATTTCATGTGCTCCATATTTCATTTTGCTGGTTTCATTATGCTAGTACTTTCCTTTGATAATGGCCAAACGGAATTTTATTTGTGAACCCATAGAAATTTTCAAGACGACGCATGGAAATGATCTCTTCAATAATAGATGAACCCTCAAGTACTTCATTATATGATGACATTCTTGGTTTTATAGAAATATCAAATCAGCCATTAAAATTGTTGGCTGGGTTAGCCAACTTGAGCATTGGCGGAATTGAGTTAAGgttcaaaaatatataagaaatttcATTCCGTTTTtaagcacaaaaaaaaaaaaaaaaatcgacatGCAAAGTCAATCGGTTACATTCTTTCTCTATTTGAAAACACAAAATACATATGTTGGCATTTGAATTGCTTCTGTATATAGCTGTCAGTAGCTATGTTTTTATTACATTTATACAACCTGCAATAGCAGAGATTGCGCAACAAACAGGAAGGCAGAGAGCTGGTATTCACAAGATGGTGTTTAACCCCttgtttttctattattatgACTACTATTATTCCTACAGTGTGGCTGGTCGACTTCACTTGTTTGAGCCACGGTCCATCTCCGAAGCTTGTGCCGAGCTTTGGGAAGACGATCCTTTTCCGCTGTGTAAATAAGAGTACACTAAGACGCCCGATCCAAGCGTCAACACGGCGGAAATTGAACCCCAGATCCATCTCTGTCTTTTTTTCCTTAGTTGCCTGAGTCGCCTTGCTGTTTCTGCACAAGGTCAGGAGAGATGAGATGAGAACACTAACATCAACATCGAAAAGAGGAAAAACAACATCTATAAGATTTTCACAATCATAAAAACTGCTACTCTTCAGAGATCTAAAAAGTGCCTGACTAAGTTAATTCTATAACAAACGAACATCTTAAGAGGTCTTACTAACAAAACCAATTCCGTAACGAAGTGACTACCTTACACCTAGACATACATCACAAAACTATGAGCACTTGTTGAGCTGTTAGAGACCGTCTGGCTGGTTTGGAACAGTGATACAATGATTAGTAAGTGCGATATGAACACCAATCGTTTTATACCTTCATCTCTAAGGCCACCAACTACAACTATTCGGTgacactatttttttctttttctttttctttttctttgaggGGTTAATTCTCTGCTTTGTATACATAAATATGCATGATAGAGTAGAAAGATAAACCACATAAAGGATATCTATCTGAAAATATATAGAAACAGTCGATACAAATATGAATGTAAGACATCTTTAAGACAAAATCAAAAGTAATCATTGATTTCAAAAACCATATGATAGAGATGAGGATATAGAGAGACAATAACAAACAACTTAAAGAATCTTTTGCATGGTAATATAGCAGAAATTAGGAAGGGAAGATTGAAGAAGATGACGAGCTTAGACTTAACAATAGGTGAGAATATCATGAATCGATAACCAGCCATGGTACACGTACATGCATAGGACAAAAAAGATATATGGGGATATGAAGAGAATGTCAAAGCTAGGGCAGATACCTCTGTTATAACTggaccaatatatatatatacgaaattcaataaattgataaaattttcgctccctccaggattcgaacccaggtaaaTATTCACCCCTCTAgataaatatcagccataggatttaAAAATCTAACGTTACAGATTCATTATcatttgtccattctcatttgatcttctccctatatatatatatatgtaggtaTTTAAGTATATAAGTAAAACTCCAAGAGAACTCTATCTTTTGTTTGTTTCACTTattgcataaaataaaataaaaaaattaaagaaccaGGTCTTACCTTGGCTGCATATGCAGATAACATGAACTCGAGTATTTGAAACTAGCAAACACTTCTTTTGTCCATGTTATTCTATGCAATAAATATAGGTAAAACCTAAGCTCAAAGCAAAAAAGAATGGCTTTAGAAACTCACCTACGACTTCTTGGTTTCTATGAGACATCTCCTGGTTCACAGCTTCAAAGTAATGAAGCCTATCCCACAAGCGAGCAATTTCAGAGTTCTTTAGCTCTATTTGTGCTtccatctccatctcaactTCAGCCTTTGCAACTCCCCTCCCAATTGAATTAGACACGAAACGGGCAAGATAGACTTGTTGGCATATCTCAGCTGCTGTATCAGCAGGTTCTTCACCCTCCTCCAAAGCGGCTGGATCAACAGGAAGATTCAGCCCCACAAGAGATAATTGTTCACGGATCCTCTGCCATTGACTTCGCATATTATTTAGGTTTTCCTCTGCTTGCTTCCTCTTTTCAATCTCCATCAGCAAAGTCAATTTCATTTCTCGCAGATCTGTTTCAATATCAGGCAATGGAAGCTGCTGCCCACTTTCTGTCGACAATTCTGAGTCACGACCACACAACCAAATCATAAACAGCTCAGTCCAAGTTAGTGAAATAACCACATTACAGCATTTgaaagttaataataataagaagaagaataCTCTATTTCACTCAACCCTCCCACAATCCCATCTGAACCATCTCCAAAATGGGGAAAATGAAGCTTTCCTCTATTTATgaagaaaatgttttaatttgatTCATAGAGCAATGTACTTATGTGAGAATGCcttcatatattattaaattgcagAAGAAAAACATGCCACGTTAACACGTACTGACATAATCAGTAAAAACGAGATAATCTGCATTTCACTTTAATAGCCAGGTATACCATATACTCGAGgagcaagaaaaataaaaatgaagagTAAGGGGTAAAAAGAAGGCACCTTCCCAAGCATCATAGAACTCAGTCAGTGGAGTTGACTGACTCAGAGACCGTCCAGCTCCACCATTACCCTCATTTTCACCAATGCCCTTAAGACTCACTGAGTCCTGTGGATCAACTGGACTACCAACCACATCACCATATTTCGTCACACCATTTTGCCCCACTGGACTATTTGCAAATGTACTGCTTCCATGTTTGCCATTATAAACACCAGTCAAATCCTTTTCTTTGGCATCTCCAGTACCAGAAGGACTAGCTTTGTTATCCGTGGTAGAATCCATGACCTCTGTAGGAACACTAATGTCATCCTTACATACACTTGGTACACCTTTTTCAGCACTACTCGCATTCTCATGCACCTTGGTCTCATCAGATTCATTATTCCAACTTGTAACATCATATTCAGAGAAACTCTTCATGAGTCGTGGGCCCCGTCGCTTGTGATTAATAATGTAAGGTGATGGGGGAAATGAAGATGGGGAATCTGGAAGCGGGGTCGATTCGGGGGTGGCATAGAGTGCTGGTGAGATCCGAGTCCAATGGTGCTCTTTATCTACAACGGTTGTAGTGGGTGCACTATTCTTCTTATTAAGGTTTGCATGAGAAGGAATAGCAACTCCCCTCTCTAGTTTCGCATTCGGAGGCACACTAACTCCCCTCTCCAGCTTTGTATTAGGATGGACACCAACTCCCCCTTCCAGCTTTGTATTAGGAGGAACACTAACTCCCCTGTCCAGCTTTGGGTTCGTGGGAACATTAACTCCCCTCTCCGACTTTGGATTTGGAGGAATGCCGTATCCCCTTTCCACCACTGAGCTAGGAGCATCCATTGCCCTAATTTCAATAGTGTTAGAAGTGCTACGTCTCCTCTCAAGTTTTGAGTCAGGAGAATTTCTTGCTTGCACCATGGACTTTGCAGCTCCAGGTTCTATCAGTCTATCAAACGCTATAGCTGTAAATGTCGGCATGGCTTTCCAGCATCAAACAATCTGCACAGACAAATGAAAGACATATTCATGACTTCAAACAACATCAAACCACTAATGAAGTCATTTCTCACTGAAAACATAATATTGAAGTCACAAATGAGCTCCAGCAACACCCCCAAAAAAAAGGGTACTAAAAGGTTCCGCAACAACAAAAAGGAAATGCTAAGCACATATTCGAGGAACCTATCCCATAAATTCATCTAAACCAATTCCATCCTCAAATTTATCTGCAGAAAACGATCAAAATAAGAAAATTCACAGCCTCTAGCTCATTCTTAATTGATAACGGAGCGTTTTCAAagctaaaaaaatattgatgaattgaattgtttttatttttgtctctTTGCTAAACCCCATATAACACCAAATCCGAATAACCGTAAGAGCTAAATCTTcaaagcaaaaaataaaataatcccgACGATAAAACCGTAAAATTCACCCCAATACACCGAAAAGATGACCCCAAATCCGAAGACAATAACTTTCCGCCAAAAAAAACCATAAAATTCGCATTGAGAAAAAATCCCCGCGAAGCAAACCGTCGAAACGATCGATTCATCTGAGCGAGAACAAATGGaaataaaaaggaaatgaaACTCACCGCCGGAGAAGAAACAAGACGGAACCCTTGATGAAGGGAACAAGATATAGGCGTTCATATAAATAATTGTAGATTTATCC is drawn from Salvia miltiorrhiza cultivar Shanhuang (shh) unplaced genomic scaffold, IMPLAD_Smil_shh original_scaffold_447, whole genome shotgun sequence and contains these coding sequences:
- the LOC131004644 gene encoding 26S proteasome non-ATPase regulatory subunit 11 homolog; the encoded protein is MSSQHVPATEDSISAAKEKTAAVAIPILYGILEDPSSSSEALKIKELAITDLSDRLREVGRAEELQNLLTKLRPFFSLIPKAKTAKLVRGIIDSVAKIPGTSDLQISLCKEIVQWTRAEKRTFLRQRIEARLAALLMESKEYSEALNLLSGLIKEVRRLDDKLLLVEIDLLESKLHFALRNLPKAKAALTAARTAANAVYVPPAQQGIIDLQSGILHAEEKDYKTAYSYFFEAFEAFNTLGDPQAIYGLKYMLLCKIMVNQAEDVAGIISSPKVGLQYKGPELDAMKAIADAHSKRSLKLFETALQNFKNELDEDPIVHRHLSALYDTLQEQNLCRLIEPFSRVEIAHIAELIELPSHQVEKKLSQMILDKKFAGTLDQGAGCLIIFDDPKTDAIYPATLETISNMEKVVDSLYARSAKIMA
- the LOC131004643 gene encoding uncharacterized protein LOC131004643, which produces MPTFTAIAFDRLIEPGAAKSMVQARNSPDSKLERRRSTSNTIEIRAMDAPSSVVERGYGIPPNPKSERGVNVPTNPKLDRGVSVPPNTKLEGGVGVHPNTKLERGVSVPPNAKLERGVAIPSHANLNKKNSAPTTTVVDKEHHWTRISPALYATPESTPLPDSPSSFPPSPYIINHKRRGPRLMKSFSEYDVTSWNNESDETKVHENASSAEKGVPSVCKDDISVPTEVMDSTTDNKASPSGTGDAKEKDLTGVYNGKHGSSTFANSPVGQNGVTKYGDVVGSPVDPQDSVSLKGIGENEGNGGAGRSLSQSTPLTEFYDAWEELSTESGQQLPLPDIETDLREMKLTLLMEIEKRKQAEENLNNMRSQWQRIREQLSLVGLNLPVDPAALEEGEEPADTAAEICQQVYLARFVSNSIGRGVAKAEVEMEMEAQIELKNSEIARLWDRLHYFEAVNQEMSHRNQEVVETARRLRQLRKKRQRWIWGSISAVLTLGSGVLVYSYLHSGKGSSSQSSAQASEMDRGSNK